In Fodinicola acaciae, the following proteins share a genomic window:
- a CDS encoding YifB family Mg chelatase-like AAA ATPase encodes MNVARIASVGLVGIEGHLVEIEADLSQGLPRLVITGLPDTALGQARDRLRSAVVNSAEEWPPGRITVNLSPAAVPKHGSGFDLAMAAAILLAAEALPPDALAGAVLIGELALDGRVRTVPGVLPAVVAASQAGVKWAIVPAGNAAEARLASSAIRVTGIDSLAELIGLARGTLDLDDEPAPVTGEQLDDGPDLADVVGQPEGRTAVEIAAAGGHHLAMIGPPGSGKTMLAERMPGLLPALSETESLEVTAVHSIAGVLPPGTGLIRRPPFQAPHHSATEPALVGGGSGMPRPGLLSLAHHGVLFLDEATEFKSPVLNALRQPLERGQVRLSRAGGSMSYPCKVQLVLAANPCPCASPKGDAACECTPRARRAYVSRLSGPLLDRVDLRINLFPVRPAALLGQTEELESSAVVRKRVRQARDAAAERWAPYGWATNADVPGPALRRRFKLPHEIRRGLDVAFDCGNLSARGYDRVLRVSWTICDLAGRTIPAAEDVDRAVELRVGKAA; translated from the coding sequence GTGAACGTCGCCAGGATCGCCTCCGTGGGCCTGGTCGGGATCGAGGGACATCTGGTGGAGATCGAGGCTGACCTGAGCCAGGGCCTGCCGCGGTTGGTGATCACCGGCCTGCCCGACACCGCGCTCGGCCAGGCGCGCGACCGGCTCCGGTCGGCGGTGGTCAACTCGGCCGAGGAGTGGCCGCCGGGCCGCATCACGGTCAACCTGTCGCCGGCGGCGGTGCCCAAGCACGGCAGCGGGTTCGACCTGGCGATGGCCGCGGCGATCCTGCTCGCCGCCGAGGCGTTGCCGCCGGACGCGCTGGCCGGCGCGGTGCTGATCGGCGAGCTGGCGCTGGACGGCCGGGTGCGTACGGTCCCCGGTGTGCTGCCGGCCGTGGTGGCGGCCAGCCAGGCCGGGGTCAAGTGGGCCATCGTGCCGGCTGGCAACGCCGCCGAGGCCAGGCTGGCGAGCTCGGCGATCAGGGTGACCGGCATCGACAGCCTGGCCGAGCTGATCGGCTTGGCCCGCGGCACGCTCGACCTCGACGACGAACCCGCGCCGGTCACCGGAGAGCAGTTGGACGACGGCCCGGATCTGGCCGACGTGGTGGGTCAGCCGGAGGGCCGTACGGCGGTCGAGATCGCTGCGGCCGGCGGACATCACCTGGCCATGATCGGGCCGCCGGGGTCCGGAAAGACCATGCTCGCCGAGCGGATGCCTGGCCTGCTGCCCGCGCTGAGCGAGACGGAGTCGCTGGAGGTGACCGCTGTGCATTCGATCGCCGGTGTGCTGCCGCCCGGCACCGGCCTGATCCGCCGGCCGCCGTTCCAGGCGCCGCATCACTCGGCGACCGAGCCGGCGCTGGTCGGCGGCGGGTCCGGCATGCCGCGTCCTGGCCTGTTGTCGCTGGCGCATCACGGCGTGTTGTTCCTGGACGAGGCGACCGAGTTCAAGTCGCCGGTGCTCAACGCGCTGCGCCAGCCGCTGGAGCGCGGCCAGGTGCGGCTGTCCCGAGCCGGCGGTTCGATGAGCTATCCGTGCAAGGTCCAGCTGGTGCTGGCGGCCAACCCCTGTCCGTGCGCCTCGCCGAAAGGCGACGCGGCCTGTGAGTGCACGCCGCGGGCTCGCCGCGCGTACGTCAGCCGCCTGTCCGGTCCGCTGCTCGACCGGGTCGACCTGCGGATCAACCTGTTTCCGGTCCGGCCGGCGGCCCTGCTCGGCCAGACCGAGGAGCTGGAGTCCTCGGCCGTGGTACGCAAGCGGGTCCGGCAGGCCAGGGACGCCGCCGCCGAGCGGTGGGCTCCGTACGGCTGGGCCACCAACGCCGACGTGCCGGGTCCGGCGCTGCGCCGCAGGTTCAAGCTGCCGCACGAGATCCGTCGCGGCTTGGACGTGGCCTTCGACTGCGGCAACCTGTCCGCGCGTGGCTACGACCGGGTGCTGCGGGTCTCCTGGACGATCTGCGACCTGGCCGGCCGCACCATCCCGGCGGCCGAAGACGTGGACCGGGCCGTCGAGCTGCGCGTCGGCAAGGCGGCGTGA
- a CDS encoding YraN family protein, translating into MRIRNAVGRFGEEVAVQHLRGAGMAVLDRNWRCRMGEIDVVARDGNSLVFCEVKTRRGAVCGTPAEAVSADKAQRLRNLALQWLADSGNHAHELRFDVVEVRLSSNRGTQVQHLRGVL; encoded by the coding sequence ATGAGGATCCGAAATGCGGTCGGCAGGTTCGGCGAGGAGGTCGCCGTGCAGCATCTGCGCGGCGCCGGAATGGCCGTCCTCGACCGCAACTGGCGCTGCCGGATGGGCGAGATCGACGTCGTCGCCAGAGACGGCAACTCGCTGGTGTTCTGCGAGGTGAAGACCCGCCGCGGCGCTGTCTGCGGCACACCGGCCGAGGCCGTGAGCGCCGACAAGGCGCAGCGGCTGCGCAACCTCGCGCTGCAGTGGCTCGCCGACTCCGGCAACCACGCGCATGAGCTGCGGTTCGACGTCGTCGAGGTGCGGCTGTCCAGCAACCGCGGCACGCAGGTGCAGCACTTGCGAGGTGTGCTGTGA
- a CDS encoding DUF1266 domain-containing protein, whose protein sequence is MSSWQPPTYLEKELEVAKRRGDLAAYQRILGRGEVYMRVPKADGDALVNGEAKGYPLPLRTELGRQFMDVCTVGELNELDDDWVTYCARWENLAEQDAYDYRWFVVNRGTPIEAAFSYEMIQQWLRLPGRPPGRFTHDKLITTRRGPTRGPLAHGLACGAHLAIGNGAIWNTTINTYSGDYSSDMERLRGDWSINGPEDWAKQLTYLLNAENSDPAIDALLRMRQRLGGAAAASLSVKRWRNEFIAWARDRQIPEEVLEETLDLLCMIIDYEAAFRDARMLDANQVVATVAGYDYGRAVNLTRWGLAARYCTRDAAENLIRQAGELSQAAYASWPDFSAGYALGRVLRFDEGDFGSCYRDMLNVHEILATEPDSPWRTTKWQSHSDAGTARPVAQPAGRVVLTDENAEGFFARRAAGESA, encoded by the coding sequence GTGTCGTCCTGGCAACCGCCGACATATCTGGAGAAGGAACTCGAGGTCGCGAAGCGCCGCGGCGACCTCGCCGCGTACCAGCGCATCCTTGGCCGCGGCGAGGTCTACATGCGGGTGCCGAAGGCTGACGGCGACGCGTTGGTCAATGGCGAGGCCAAGGGCTATCCGCTGCCGCTGCGCACCGAGCTCGGCCGGCAGTTCATGGACGTCTGCACGGTCGGTGAGCTGAACGAGCTGGACGACGACTGGGTGACGTACTGCGCGCGCTGGGAAAACCTGGCCGAGCAGGACGCGTACGACTATCGCTGGTTCGTCGTCAACCGCGGCACGCCGATCGAGGCGGCGTTCAGCTACGAGATGATCCAGCAGTGGTTGCGGCTGCCCGGCCGACCGCCTGGGCGGTTCACGCACGACAAGCTGATCACGACCCGCCGTGGCCCGACGCGTGGTCCGTTGGCGCACGGCCTGGCCTGCGGAGCGCATCTGGCGATCGGCAACGGTGCCATCTGGAACACCACGATCAACACCTACAGCGGCGACTACAGCTCCGACATGGAGCGCCTTCGCGGCGACTGGTCGATCAACGGCCCGGAGGACTGGGCCAAACAGCTCACCTACCTGCTCAACGCGGAGAACAGCGACCCGGCGATCGACGCGCTGCTGCGGATGCGCCAGCGGCTCGGCGGTGCGGCGGCCGCCTCGCTGTCGGTCAAGCGGTGGCGCAACGAGTTCATCGCGTGGGCCCGTGATCGGCAGATCCCCGAGGAAGTGCTGGAGGAAACGCTGGATCTGCTCTGCATGATCATCGACTACGAGGCCGCCTTCCGTGACGCGCGGATGCTGGACGCCAACCAGGTCGTGGCGACCGTTGCCGGCTACGACTACGGCCGCGCGGTGAACCTGACGCGCTGGGGACTCGCGGCGCGCTACTGCACGCGTGACGCCGCCGAAAACCTGATCAGGCAGGCCGGTGAGCTGAGCCAGGCCGCGTACGCCTCGTGGCCGGACTTCTCCGCCGGCTACGCCCTCGGCCGCGTCCTGCGCTTCGACGAAGGCGACTTCGGCTCGTGTTACCGCGACATGCTCAACGTGCACGAGATCCTGGCCACCGAGCCGGACAGTCCGTGGCGTACGACCAAATGGCAGAGCCACTCCGACGCCGGCACCGCACGCCCGGTCGCACAGCCAGCCGGACGGGTCGTACTCACCGACGAAAACGCCGAAGGCTTCTTCGCCCGCCGAGCCGCCGGCGAATCCGCGTAA
- a CDS encoding DUF2469 domain-containing protein, producing the protein MSAEDLEKYETEMELQLYREYRDIVRQFSYVVETERRFYLANAVDLQVRNADGEVYFELEMSDAWVWDMYRPARFVKNVRVVTFKDVNVEELDKPDISLPSDGSAPFGE; encoded by the coding sequence GTGAGCGCAGAGGACTTGGAGAAGTACGAGACCGAGATGGAGCTCCAGCTCTATCGCGAATACCGGGACATCGTCCGGCAGTTCTCCTACGTGGTGGAGACCGAGCGGCGGTTCTACCTGGCCAACGCGGTGGACCTGCAGGTGCGCAACGCCGACGGCGAGGTGTACTTCGAGCTGGAGATGTCCGACGCCTGGGTCTGGGACATGTATCGGCCGGCCCGCTTCGTGAAGAACGTACGGGTCGTCACGTTCAAGGACGTGAACGTCGAGGAGCTCGACAAGCCGGACATCTCGCTGCCGTCGGACGGCTCGGCACCGTTCGGCGAATAG
- a CDS encoding ribonuclease HII, with amino-acid sequence MLAPPRTVVRREAGMYAIEQALRRRGFDRIAGADEAGRGACAGPLVVAACMLPPGRRGEVPGLADSKLLTPASREEVYAEVVKRAQAYAIVVIDTPDVDHRGVHAANLDGMRRSVGMLDPEPQYVLTDGFRVDGLCAPALAVPKGDRVVACIAAASVLAKVTRDRLMMQLHESWPQYDFARHKGYITAEHTAALAEHGPCEIHRSSFVNVSTLLGSQRHVSIAVSDDMQLEGVLAE; translated from the coding sequence ATGCTGGCACCTCCCCGCACGGTCGTCCGCCGTGAGGCCGGCATGTACGCGATCGAGCAGGCGCTGCGCCGCCGCGGCTTCGACCGCATCGCCGGTGCCGACGAGGCCGGCCGTGGCGCCTGCGCGGGGCCGCTGGTGGTCGCCGCCTGCATGCTGCCGCCGGGGCGCCGCGGCGAGGTGCCGGGCTTGGCCGACTCCAAGCTGCTCACCCCGGCCAGCCGCGAGGAGGTCTACGCCGAGGTCGTCAAGCGCGCTCAGGCGTACGCGATCGTCGTCATCGACACGCCGGACGTCGACCACCGCGGCGTACACGCGGCCAACCTCGACGGCATGCGGAGGTCGGTCGGCATGCTCGATCCGGAGCCGCAGTACGTGCTGACCGACGGCTTCCGGGTCGACGGTCTGTGCGCGCCCGCGCTGGCCGTGCCGAAGGGCGACCGGGTCGTCGCGTGCATCGCGGCGGCCTCCGTGCTGGCGAAGGTGACCCGAGACCGGCTGATGATGCAGCTGCACGAGTCGTGGCCGCAGTACGATTTCGCTCGGCACAAGGGCTACATCACCGCCGAACACACGGCCGCGCTGGCCGAACACGGACCGTGCGAGATCCATCGCTCGTCGTTCGTCAACGTGTCGACGTTGCTGGGGTCGCAGCGTCACGTGTCGATCGCGGTAAGCGATGATATGCAGTTGGAGGGGGTGTTAGCCGAGTGA
- a CDS encoding NUDIX hydrolase — translation MTDRVIDRAGARVLLIDPDDRVLLMNAFDPADLDTPAYWITVGGGIEDGEDPSEAAVRELAEETGLRVTVDDLRGPVFREVVDFPFNGRTYRQANVFYVVRCDHIEVDTSGWDEVERASCHGYEWWSAEELSATSETIYPPNLAELIRSVA, via the coding sequence ATGACTGACAGGGTGATCGACCGGGCCGGGGCCCGGGTGCTGCTCATCGACCCGGACGACCGGGTGTTGCTCATGAACGCCTTCGATCCGGCTGACCTGGACACGCCGGCGTACTGGATCACCGTCGGCGGCGGCATCGAGGACGGCGAGGACCCCTCCGAGGCCGCCGTACGCGAGCTGGCGGAGGAGACCGGCCTGCGGGTGACGGTCGACGACCTGCGTGGGCCCGTCTTTCGCGAGGTGGTGGACTTCCCGTTCAACGGCAGGACCTATCGGCAGGCCAACGTCTTCTACGTCGTACGGTGTGACCACATCGAGGTCGACACGAGTGGCTGGGACGAGGTGGAGCGGGCGTCCTGTCACGGGTACGAATGGTGGTCGGCCGAGGAACTGTCGGCCACCAGCGAGACCATCTATCCACCGAACCTCGCCGAGTTGATCCGGAGCGTGGCCTGA
- the lepB gene encoding signal peptidase I, producing the protein MASGERSRRRLPFWIELPILVVIALVVALVVRQFAVQTFYIPSPSMENTLRVNDQILVNKIIYHLRPPHRGEVIVFEPPASWRESLADKDFVKRLIGLPGDHVVCCNATGQVTINGYALTEPYLYPGNHPSDRRFDVRVPAGRLFVMGDHRSLSGDSRIHLDENSGTIPEGSVVGPAFAIYWPVNHWSGLPVPETFEHIPPPSR; encoded by the coding sequence ATGGCCTCGGGGGAGCGGTCCAGGCGACGGCTGCCGTTCTGGATCGAGTTGCCGATCCTGGTCGTGATCGCGCTGGTGGTGGCCCTGGTCGTACGCCAGTTCGCCGTGCAGACGTTCTACATCCCGTCTCCGTCGATGGAGAACACGCTGCGGGTCAACGACCAGATCCTGGTCAACAAGATCATCTATCACCTGCGTCCGCCGCACCGCGGCGAGGTGATCGTCTTCGAGCCGCCGGCGTCCTGGAGGGAGAGCCTGGCCGACAAGGACTTCGTCAAGCGGCTCATCGGGCTGCCCGGCGACCACGTGGTGTGCTGCAACGCCACCGGCCAGGTGACGATCAACGGGTATGCGCTCACCGAGCCGTACCTCTATCCCGGTAACCACCCCTCCGACCGGCGTTTCGACGTACGCGTACCGGCTGGCCGGCTGTTCGTGATGGGAGACCACCGCAGCCTGTCCGGCGACTCGCGGATCCATCTCGACGAGAACTCAGGCACGATCCCGGAAGGCAGCGTGGTGGGGCCGGCCTTCGCCATCTACTGGCCGGTGAACCACTGGTCGGGCCTGCCGGTGCCGGAGACCTTCGAACACATACCACCACCGAGTCGCTAG
- the lepB gene encoding signal peptidase I, producing MRAEPKRKRLPFWIELPILIVIALVVALVVRTWVVQTFYIPSGSMENTLELNDKLLVNKLIYDFRSPDRGEIIVFQPPASWNAPANEKEFIKRVIGTPGDRVVCCDAAGAVTVNGYPLKETYLYPGNAPSTIRFDVTVPAGRLFVLGDHREISGDSRYHLRDSSGTIPISSVEGEAFAIYWPVNRWTALGVPDIFGSVPKPAGG from the coding sequence GTGCGAGCTGAGCCGAAACGTAAGCGCCTCCCGTTCTGGATCGAGTTGCCGATCCTCATCGTCATCGCCCTGGTGGTGGCGCTCGTCGTTCGCACGTGGGTCGTGCAGACGTTCTACATCCCGTCCGGCTCCATGGAAAACACCCTGGAGCTCAACGACAAACTGCTGGTCAACAAGCTGATCTACGACTTCAGGTCGCCGGACCGCGGTGAGATCATCGTGTTCCAGCCACCGGCCAGCTGGAACGCGCCGGCCAACGAGAAGGAGTTCATCAAGCGGGTGATCGGCACTCCCGGCGACCGGGTGGTCTGCTGTGACGCCGCCGGTGCGGTCACCGTCAACGGCTATCCGCTCAAGGAGACCTACCTCTATCCCGGCAACGCGCCGTCGACCATCCGGTTCGACGTGACCGTGCCGGCCGGCCGGTTGTTCGTCCTCGGTGACCACCGGGAGATCTCCGGCGACTCGCGCTATCACCTGCGGGACAGTTCGGGCACGATCCCGATCAGCAGCGTCGAGGGCGAGGCGTTCGCGATCTACTGGCCGGTCAACCGGTGGACGGCGCTCGGCGTACCAGACATATTCGGCAGCGTGCCGAAGCCGGCCGGCGGCTGA
- the lepB gene encoding signal peptidase I, whose product MPSHGHRGGRHRAIRERRPLSLFQETILLTCVALAVAILVRAFLVQAFTVPSGSMEETLRIGDRILVNKIIYTVREPHRGEIVVFKGADDWNEEGAEPPPSGFFPTVGAYVGSLFGATPPGEKDLVKRVVGVAGDTVRCCDRQGRVTVNGLGLNEPYVHDNTPVEQRAFGPVKVPDGRLFVLGDHRGVSADSRYHIADKWHGTISVSDVIGRAFLIVWPIPHAGSLEVPDTFGGLNSSLLLMLPYRRRRRS is encoded by the coding sequence GTGCCCAGCCACGGCCACCGTGGCGGTCGGCATCGGGCGATCCGGGAGCGCCGTCCGCTGTCGCTGTTTCAGGAAACGATCCTGCTGACCTGCGTCGCGCTGGCGGTCGCCATCCTGGTGCGCGCGTTTCTCGTCCAGGCGTTCACGGTGCCGTCCGGCTCCATGGAGGAGACCCTCCGGATCGGCGACCGGATCCTGGTCAACAAGATCATCTACACCGTACGCGAGCCGCATCGCGGCGAGATCGTGGTGTTCAAAGGCGCTGACGACTGGAACGAGGAAGGCGCCGAGCCGCCGCCGTCCGGCTTCTTCCCGACCGTCGGCGCGTACGTCGGCAGCCTCTTCGGTGCTACGCCACCAGGCGAGAAAGACCTGGTGAAGCGGGTCGTCGGGGTGGCCGGCGACACGGTCAGGTGCTGTGACCGGCAAGGCCGGGTCACGGTCAACGGCCTGGGGCTCAACGAGCCGTACGTCCATGACAACACGCCGGTCGAGCAGCGCGCCTTCGGTCCGGTGAAGGTGCCGGACGGCCGGCTGTTCGTGCTCGGTGACCACCGCGGCGTGTCGGCCGACTCGCGCTATCACATCGCCGACAAGTGGCACGGCACGATCAGTGTCAGCGACGTGATCGGCCGGGCTTTCCTGATCGTCTGGCCGATCCCGCACGCGGGCTCGCTGGAGGTGCCGGACACCTTCGGCGGCCTCAACTCCTCGTTGCTGCTGATGTTGCCGTACCGCCGCCGTCGCCGCTCCTAA
- the rplS gene encoding 50S ribosomal protein L19, whose amino-acid sequence MNTLDALDAAQKRSDIPEFRPGDTLKVHVRVVEGNRSRIQIFQGVVIRRQGAGVRETFTVRKMSFGVGVERTFPVHTPVIDKIEVVTRGDVRRAKLYYLRDLRGKAAKIKEKRETTAR is encoded by the coding sequence ATGAACACCCTGGATGCGCTCGACGCCGCCCAGAAGCGGTCCGACATCCCGGAATTCCGTCCCGGCGACACCCTGAAGGTGCACGTGCGGGTCGTCGAGGGCAACCGCTCGCGGATCCAGATCTTCCAGGGTGTGGTCATCCGCCGGCAGGGCGCCGGTGTCCGGGAGACCTTCACGGTCCGCAAGATGAGCTTCGGCGTCGGCGTCGAGCGCACCTTCCCGGTGCACACGCCGGTGATCGACAAGATCGAGGTCGTCACCCGCGGTGACGTACGCCGTGCCAAGCTCTACTACCTCCGCGACCTGCGGGGCAAGGCCGCCAAGATCAAGGAGAAGCGCGAGACCACCGCGCGCTGA
- the trmD gene encoding tRNA (guanosine(37)-N1)-methyltransferase TrmD codes for MRIDVITIFPGYLAPLRESLLGRARDRGLLDIQVHDLRDWTHDRHRTVDDTPYGGGAGMVMRPEPWGEALDELAPDDARLLVPTPTGTVFSQRLAHELAEEERLVFACGRYEGIDARVAEEAATRMRVTEISLGDYVLNGGEVAALVIIEAVARLLPGVLGNPASLEEESYADGLLEYPVYTKPSSWRGRDVPPILLSGDHGRIARWRREQALTRTAARRPDLLAALPPEALSEADRAVLPATRACGTMDRLPPAPGPA; via the coding sequence ATGCGCATCGATGTGATCACGATCTTCCCCGGCTACCTCGCGCCACTGCGCGAGTCGTTGCTCGGTCGCGCGCGCGACCGCGGCCTGCTCGACATCCAGGTCCACGACCTGCGCGATTGGACGCACGACCGGCACCGTACGGTCGACGACACACCGTACGGCGGCGGCGCCGGCATGGTCATGCGTCCGGAGCCGTGGGGTGAGGCGCTCGACGAGCTCGCGCCTGACGACGCCCGCCTTCTCGTCCCGACGCCGACCGGCACCGTCTTCAGCCAGCGGCTCGCGCACGAGCTGGCGGAGGAGGAGCGGCTGGTCTTCGCGTGCGGCAGGTACGAAGGCATCGACGCGCGAGTAGCCGAGGAGGCCGCGACGCGGATGCGCGTGACCGAGATCTCACTCGGCGACTACGTGCTCAACGGCGGCGAGGTCGCGGCGCTGGTGATCATCGAGGCGGTGGCGCGGCTGCTGCCGGGCGTGCTCGGCAACCCGGCGTCGCTGGAGGAGGAGTCGTACGCGGACGGCCTGCTGGAATATCCGGTTTACACCAAACCGTCCAGTTGGCGCGGCCGGGACGTACCACCGATCCTGCTCTCCGGCGACCACGGACGGATCGCGCGCTGGCGTCGTGAACAGGCCCTGACCCGGACGGCGGCGCGGCGTCCCGACCTGCTCGCGGCGCTGCCGCCGGAGGCGCTGAGCGAAGCGGACCGGGCGGTTTTACCGGCCACGCGGGCCTGTGGCACCATGGACAGGTTGCCGCCCGCTCCCGGGCCAGCATGA
- a CDS encoding MgtC/SapB family protein, whose translation MRMAASTLPFGDMRNEWSLLAPLGLALLLSSAIGLEREIRSKSAGLRTHSLVGLASALIVLLSAYGFSSVLSPGHVVLDPSRVAAQVVSGIGFIGGGLIFIRRDLVRGLTTAATIWVAAAVGMACGAGLPLLATATTVGHFVVVLGYPPVVRWLLGRGHEPRILRVTYEDGRGVLRRLLSVCTDTGWLVRRVAVDSEEGVTAVVVLTLSGRGSMNDLMAKLGAMDGVVHVAAGDDEAA comes from the coding sequence ATGCGCATGGCGGCATCGACGCTACCGTTTGGCGATATGCGCAACGAATGGAGCCTGCTGGCGCCGTTGGGTCTCGCGCTGCTGCTCAGCTCGGCCATCGGACTGGAGCGCGAGATCCGCTCGAAGAGCGCCGGACTGCGGACGCACAGCCTGGTCGGCCTCGCCTCGGCGCTGATCGTGTTGCTGTCCGCGTACGGCTTCAGCTCGGTCCTCAGCCCCGGCCACGTCGTGCTCGATCCGTCCCGGGTGGCGGCGCAGGTGGTCTCCGGCATCGGCTTCATCGGCGGCGGCCTGATCTTCATCCGGCGTGACCTGGTGCGCGGTCTGACGACGGCAGCGACGATCTGGGTGGCGGCCGCGGTCGGGATGGCGTGCGGCGCGGGGTTGCCGTTGCTCGCGACCGCCACGACGGTCGGCCATTTCGTGGTCGTACTCGGCTATCCGCCGGTGGTGCGGTGGCTGCTCGGCCGCGGTCACGAGCCGCGGATCCTGCGTGTCACGTACGAAGACGGTCGCGGTGTGCTGCGGCGGCTGCTGTCGGTGTGTACGGACACCGGCTGGCTGGTGCGGCGGGTCGCCGTCGACAGCGAGGAAGGCGTGACCGCGGTGGTGGTGCTCACGCTGTCCGGACGCGGCTCGATGAACGACCTGATGGCGAAGCTGGGCGCGATGGACGGGGTCGTACACGTGGCGGCCGGCGACGACGAGGCCGCCTGA
- the rimM gene encoding ribosome maturation factor RimM (Essential for efficient processing of 16S rRNA): protein MQLVVARIGRPHGVRGDVTVEVRTDEPDDRFALGSVLATDPESAGPLSVEDAFWHGGRLVLHFKDVDDRDAAEGLRGVLLVVESDDLPELDDPDEFRDHDLIDLAAVDPTGAPLGTVTAVDHGPGGDLLILTGLDGRTHLVPFVKAIVTAVDARTVTIDPPAGLFDL, encoded by the coding sequence GTGCAACTGGTCGTCGCTCGGATCGGTCGTCCGCACGGCGTACGCGGTGACGTGACCGTCGAGGTCCGCACCGACGAGCCGGACGACCGGTTCGCGCTCGGCTCCGTACTGGCCACCGACCCCGAGTCGGCCGGACCGCTGTCCGTCGAGGACGCGTTCTGGCACGGCGGCCGGCTGGTGCTGCACTTCAAGGACGTCGACGACCGGGACGCCGCGGAGGGCCTCCGCGGCGTCCTGCTCGTCGTGGAGTCCGACGACCTGCCAGAGCTGGACGATCCGGACGAGTTCCGCGACCACGACCTGATCGACCTCGCCGCCGTCGACCCCACCGGCGCGCCACTGGGCACGGTGACCGCCGTCGACCACGGCCCCGGCGGCGACCTGCTGATCCTGACCGGCCTCGACGGCCGAACTCACTTGGTGCCGTTTGTGAAGGCGATCGTGACCGCCGTCGACGCGCGTACGGTCACCATCGACCCACCAGCCGGCCTCTTCGACCTCTGA
- a CDS encoding RNA-binding protein gives MEEALEHLVRGIVDHPDEVSVGVVNGRRGSTLQLRVHPDDLGKVIGRGGRTARALRQVMTGVGGRGVRVDVVDTDRH, from the coding sequence CTGGAAGAAGCACTCGAGCACCTCGTACGCGGGATCGTCGACCATCCCGACGAGGTGAGCGTCGGTGTCGTCAACGGTCGCCGCGGCTCGACGCTGCAGCTGCGCGTCCACCCCGACGACCTCGGCAAGGTGATCGGCCGCGGCGGCCGGACGGCTCGTGCGCTGCGCCAGGTGATGACCGGCGTCGGCGGCCGTGGCGTACGCGTCGACGTGGTCGACACCGACCGGCACTGA
- the rpsP gene encoding 30S ribosomal protein S16, with protein MATKIKLMRLGKMRSPHYRIVVADARTKRDGRAIEAIGLYHPKEEPSFIQVNSDRAQYWLGVGAQPTAAVTAILKLTGDWQKFKGEPAPAPLKVAEPKAPRPEIGAVFAESDKNADGKGAATTPKKKAAKKADAKADEKAAEPAASES; from the coding sequence GTGGCTACCAAGATCAAGCTGATGCGCCTCGGCAAGATGCGCTCGCCGCACTACCGCATCGTCGTCGCCGACGCGCGCACCAAGCGCGACGGCCGCGCGATCGAGGCGATCGGCCTGTACCACCCGAAGGAGGAGCCCTCCTTCATCCAGGTCAACTCCGACCGCGCGCAGTACTGGCTGGGCGTCGGCGCGCAGCCGACCGCGGCGGTCACCGCGATCCTGAAGCTGACCGGCGACTGGCAGAAGTTCAAGGGCGAGCCGGCGCCGGCTCCGCTGAAGGTCGCCGAGCCGAAGGCCCCGCGTCCGGAGATCGGTGCCGTGTTCGCCGAGTCGGACAAGAACGCCGACGGCAAGGGCGCGGCCACCACACCGAAGAAGAAGGCGGCCAAGAAGGCCGACGCCAAGGCTGACGAGAAGGCCGCTGAGCCCGCCGCCTCGGAGTCCTAA